Proteins from a single region of Campylobacter concisus:
- a CDS encoding type IA DNA topoisomerase, producing MQNTIIIIESPNKVNKIEQITGAKVYATKGHFKELTNQIVVDFKNYEPIFDFKEDAKNRINAIFNDCKGKDVVIATDPDREGYGIGYMVYQTIKNIAKSVKRAEFHEITESGIKKGLDSAVPFANSNLKEFDSFKARAVGDKLVGFIMSPTYINKLNDKNNSVGRVQTPALALIVKRELEIKEFLENKANAKIDYKIKVKLKTKDGIEFNAVNDNIFTDKDEANAKISELADSLAKVYKIDVKQAQQKPKAPFRTSQLQEYANKRLGFSPDKTMSLAQKLFEKGLITYHRTDSNSLSNEFIDEVGVKFGNEEWYEKKEYKAGSQSQAEAHEAIRISHIHDFNQIEEIAKKESLTDDEKSLYELIFLNSVQSQAKNAINENTIYDIDIKTLSFKAKTSKCIYKGFKNAIVATTEDEDDKDKEIQEITLNLAQGDELQILEFNLQEVKKQAPQHYKESNFISLLEKEGIGRPSTYATFLPTLIKREYVSIETKGKNSNIIATPKGINFIETIKTNNDEWITQSEFTKQMESVLDEISNGKVDYLDFIRPLHEKMGFKELNDSIQKPPSEKQLEWAKNIAHSLNMQLPDGIEKDWKICSNFIDKNKDKVIVPPSEKQIELAKKLSKDKGMALPKDYEKNLQICKDFINKAIKKK from the coding sequence ATGCAAAATACAATAATCATAATTGAAAGTCCAAACAAGGTCAATAAGATAGAGCAAATAACTGGAGCAAAAGTTTATGCTACAAAAGGGCATTTTAAAGAGCTTACAAATCAAATAGTAGTTGATTTTAAGAACTATGAGCCAATATTTGATTTCAAAGAAGATGCCAAAAACAGAATAAATGCAATATTTAATGATTGCAAAGGAAAAGATGTCGTAATTGCGACAGACCCTGATAGAGAGGGATACGGAATAGGCTATATGGTTTATCAAACTATTAAAAATATAGCAAAAAGCGTTAAACGTGCAGAATTTCACGAGATCACAGAGAGTGGAATAAAAAAGGGGCTAGATAGTGCTGTGCCATTTGCAAACTCAAATTTAAAAGAATTTGATAGCTTCAAGGCAAGAGCGGTTGGCGATAAGCTAGTGGGCTTTATCATGTCGCCAACATATATCAACAAGCTAAATGATAAAAACAATAGCGTAGGTAGGGTGCAAACCCCAGCTCTTGCTCTAATTGTAAAGCGAGAATTGGAAATAAAAGAATTTCTAGAAAATAAGGCAAACGCAAAGATCGATTATAAAATAAAAGTAAAGCTTAAAACAAAAGACGGCATAGAATTTAATGCGGTAAATGACAATATATTTACAGACAAAGATGAAGCAAACGCCAAAATATCTGAATTAGCTGATAGCCTAGCAAAAGTATATAAAATTGATGTTAAGCAGGCACAACAAAAGCCTAAAGCACCTTTTAGAACATCGCAACTACAAGAGTACGCAAATAAAAGATTGGGCTTTAGCCCTGACAAGACGATGAGCCTTGCTCAAAAATTATTTGAGAAAGGCTTAATTACTTATCATAGAACCGATAGTAACAGCTTATCAAACGAATTTATAGATGAAGTAGGCGTTAAATTTGGCAATGAAGAATGGTATGAGAAAAAAGAATATAAAGCAGGAAGTCAAAGCCAAGCAGAAGCACATGAAGCAATACGTATCTCACACATACATGATTTTAACCAAATAGAAGAAATAGCAAAAAAAGAAAGCCTAACGGATGACGAAAAAAGCCTTTATGAGCTTATCTTTTTAAATTCGGTTCAAAGTCAAGCCAAAAATGCGATTAACGAAAATACTATATATGATATAGATATAAAGACGCTAAGCTTCAAGGCAAAAACGAGCAAATGTATCTATAAAGGATTTAAAAATGCTATCGTAGCCACAACTGAAGATGAAGACGACAAAGATAAAGAAATTCAAGAGATAACATTAAATCTAGCTCAAGGAGATGAGCTCCAAATATTAGAATTTAATCTACAGGAAGTAAAAAAGCAAGCGCCACAGCACTATAAAGAAAGTAATTTTATATCTCTTTTGGAAAAAGAAGGTATCGGACGTCCAAGCACGTATGCAACATTTCTACCAACACTTATTAAAAGAGAGTATGTAAGCATCGAAACAAAAGGCAAAAATAGCAATATCATAGCAACGCCAAAGGGTATAAATTTTATTGAAACTATAAAAACAAACAACGATGAGTGGATCACACAAAGCGAATTTACGAAACAAATGGAAAGTGTGCTAGATGAAATTAGCAATGGAAAGGTTGACTATTTAGACTTTATAAGACCACTCCATGAGAAAATGGGCTTCAAAGAGCTAAACGATAGCATACAAAAGCCACCAAGCGAGAAACAACTCGAGTGGGCTAAAAATATAGCACATAGTTTAAATATGCAATTGCCAGACGGCATCGAAAAAGACTGGAAGATTTGCTCTAATTTTATTGATAAAAATAAAGACAAAGTCATAGTACCACCAAGCGAGAAACAAATAGAATTGGCTAAAAAGCTATCTAAAGACAAAGGAATGGCACTGCCAAAAGATTACGAAAAAAATCTACAAATTTGTAAAGATTTTATAAACAAAGCAATAAAGAAAAAATAA
- a CDS encoding ArdC-like ssDNA-binding domain-containing protein encodes MADFTKYIKSEQQENATQQERKSWNQMDNAEKKESFDKYMKYKLFEAHKTAKADWQKDMSKEEVDRTIPYNAKTGATYSRETSMLLRAEMDIKGYDKPQFVTMEQGNAMGGILKLKHDEKTGEILTTKNGLQARVDGVKMLYIADHEIRPKLDRDGKEIMAVVKDKDGNIKYDKETGEAMTYVVKEKIPINPRLETKTLYHVSQFDGLDESKIKERDLTAIQHYREQAKNQDFEVKIDYNKTLGISGNLEKQLNNLTLAQIKGVDYFNPAKKIDMTKEKAQTKEQNKGIER; translated from the coding sequence ATGGCTGATTTTACAAAGTATATCAAGTCAGAACAACAAGAAAATGCTACTCAACAAGAGAGAAAAAGCTGGAACCAGATGGATAACGCTGAAAAGAAAGAGAGCTTTGATAAATACATGAAATATAAGCTCTTTGAAGCCCACAAGACAGCAAAAGCAGACTGGCAAAAAGATATGAGTAAAGAAGAAGTCGATAGGACAATTCCATACAACGCAAAGACTGGAGCCACATACTCGAGAGAGACTAGTATGCTATTAAGAGCCGAAATGGATATAAAAGGTTATGACAAGCCTCAATTTGTGACAATGGAGCAAGGTAACGCAATGGGCGGAATACTAAAGCTAAAACACGATGAGAAAACAGGCGAAATCCTAACCACAAAAAATGGCTTACAAGCTAGAGTCGATGGTGTTAAAATGCTCTATATTGCAGACCATGAGATAAGACCAAAACTAGACAGAGATGGTAAAGAAATCATGGCTGTTGTAAAAGACAAAGACGGCAATATAAAGTATGACAAAGAGACAGGGGAAGCAATGACATATGTTGTAAAGGAAAAAATCCCAATTAATCCACGCCTAGAAACAAAAACTCTATATCATGTAAGTCAGTTTGATGGACTAGACGAGAGCAAGATCAAAGAAAGAGATCTAACAGCAATCCAGCACTATAGAGAGCAAGCAAAAAATCAAGATTTTGAAGTAAAAATAGATTACAACAAGACCTTGGGAATAAGCGGAAATTTAGAGAAACAACTAAACAACCTAACGCTAGCTCAAATTAAAGGTGTAGATTATTTTAACCCAGCTAAAAAGATCGACATGACCAAAGAAAAAGCTCAAACCAAAGAGCAAAACAAGGGCATAGAGAGATAA
- a CDS encoding 50S ribosomal protein L25/general stress protein Ctc, with protein sequence MLEGIVRESIGKKSAKALRRDGYLIANIYGKGLENVAAAFKVNDFIKEARKKESLAFDVKVGGKVYNVVIVDYQRDVVTSDLKHVDLKVALPGVLSKYMIPVKPVGTPIGLKNKGVLIQSKRRLCVKCTAENLPNSFDVDVSKLDIDDTILVRDITAPKGVTIVDADRVAVLGVIKAK encoded by the coding sequence ATGTTAGAAGGAATCGTTAGAGAGAGTATCGGTAAGAAGTCTGCAAAGGCTTTGAGAAGAGATGGTTATCTAATCGCCAACATTTATGGCAAGGGATTAGAGAATGTTGCAGCTGCTTTTAAAGTAAATGACTTTATTAAAGAAGCACGCAAAAAAGAGAGTCTTGCTTTTGATGTAAAAGTAGGCGGAAAAGTTTATAATGTCGTTATTGTTGATTACCAAAGAGATGTTGTTACAAGCGATCTTAAACACGTAGATCTAAAAGTAGCACTTCCAGGCGTTTTATCAAAATATATGATCCCAGTTAAGCCAGTTGGAACACCTATTGGTCTTAAAAATAAGGGCGTTTTGATCCAATCAAAAAGACGTCTTTGCGTAAAATGCACAGCTGAAAATTTACCAAATTCATTTGACGTTGATGTAAGCAAACTTGACATCGACGATACTATTTTGGTTCGTGACATCACAGCTCCTAAAGGCGTTACTATTGTAGACGCTGACCGTGTTGCGGTACTTGGGGTTATTAAAGCTAAATAA
- the ssb gene encoding single-stranded DNA-binding protein: MHTYVSVIGNLTRDVELRYTPSGLAIGNTAIASTYKYTINNEKKEEICFIDITFMGKTAEIANQYLKKGSKVFVDGRLKFDQWTDNNGQNRSKHSIVVDKMVMLDGKKQEINEKETPNEREEQAEKTEYVQGE, translated from the coding sequence ATGCATACATATGTGTCAGTAATAGGAAATTTAACAAGGGATGTTGAGCTCAGATACACACCATCAGGGCTAGCCATAGGCAACACGGCTATCGCATCAACATACAAGTACACTATTAACAATGAGAAAAAAGAAGAAATCTGCTTTATAGATATCACTTTTATGGGTAAGACCGCAGAGATCGCAAATCAATATCTCAAAAAGGGGTCAAAAGTTTTCGTAGATGGTAGATTGAAATTCGACCAATGGACAGACAATAATGGACAAAATAGGAGCAAACATAGCATTGTCGTTGATAAAATGGTAATGCTTGATGGCAAAAAGCAGGAAATTAACGAAAAGGAAACGCCAAACGAGCGAGAAGAACAAGCTGAAAAAACCGAGTATGTGCAAGGGGAATGA
- a CDS encoding adenine-specific methyltransferase EcoRI family protein: MQNLTQSERAQSWLSDKDKRANIYFMSAKYDVDDEFYTSFDEIRAEIQDYRTHFKGKVVVCPCNDGKKSDFYRYFALNFKSLELKKLITTTYNIKDPKSKGMKIEISESGINETMLQGDGDFRSEEVRNIMASGDIIVTNPPFSLFRDLIEIVEEQNKKFLIVGGTYSITYKKIFELYKKGKIWLGNHQVNIFTRPDGSKKRFSNISWFTNLKSIKHQNGIRLTQKYKGNENKYPEYDNYKIIEVKNCKDIPIDYDGVIGIPLTFFLRHNPAQFKILGCDFEIKDKYPELVKHTYKENNTKSAVLKGQELFTRIIIQRKGGLKPRARIFNQF, translated from the coding sequence ATGCAAAATTTAACCCAAAGCGAAAGAGCTCAAAGCTGGTTATCAGATAAAGATAAAAGAGCCAATATCTACTTCATGAGTGCAAAATATGACGTAGATGATGAGTTTTATACGAGTTTCGATGAGATAAGAGCCGAAATACAAGATTATAGAACACATTTTAAAGGCAAAGTAGTAGTATGCCCTTGCAACGACGGCAAGAAAAGCGACTTTTATAGATACTTTGCCTTAAATTTTAAATCCCTAGAGCTAAAAAAGCTAATTACAACGACGTACAATATTAAAGACCCAAAATCAAAGGGGATGAAAATAGAGATCAGCGAGAGCGGAATAAATGAGACGATGTTGCAAGGGGACGGTGATTTTAGAAGCGAAGAAGTAAGAAATATTATGGCAAGTGGCGATATAATAGTTACAAATCCACCTTTCTCCCTTTTTCGCGACCTAATAGAAATTGTAGAAGAACAGAACAAGAAATTTTTAATAGTTGGCGGAACCTACTCAATTACGTATAAAAAGATATTTGAGCTATACAAAAAGGGTAAAATTTGGCTAGGCAATCACCAAGTAAATATCTTCACACGACCAGACGGCAGTAAGAAGCGTTTTAGCAACATATCATGGTTTACAAATTTAAAAAGTATAAAACACCAAAATGGTATAAGATTAACCCAAAAGTATAAGGGCAATGAAAATAAATACCCAGAGTACGATAATTACAAGATCATAGAAGTCAAAAATTGCAAGGACATACCAATTGACTATGACGGAGTAATTGGTATACCGCTAACATTTTTTTTAAGGCACAACCCAGCACAATTTAAAATTTTAGGCTGTGACTTTGAAATTAAAGACAAATACCCTGAGCTAGTTAAGCATACCTACAAAGAAAACAACACAAAATCAGCGGTTCTAAAAGGGCAAGAACTTTTTACAAGGATCATCATACAAAGAAAAGGCGGATTAAAGCCTAGAGCAAGAATATTTAATCAATTTTAG
- a CDS encoding AAA family ATPase, translating to MIVSICNEKGGSGKSTLATNIAINQGIVKGEPLLLVDTDPQKSIATFLNIRNEENHPKAFDFAYKYGEELKVFLQDNKTKRDIVIDTGGRDSREMRIAIALSDIVIIPTIPSQFDVSVLDKMVNIIKMAKEQNTNLQTYIVINRASTNPFLAKKVESLKNFIKEIQEDYIKLAETIIFERERYKIATQLGLSVVEMNDGNKTEQEIKNLCSEIF from the coding sequence ATGATTGTTTCTATATGTAATGAAAAAGGCGGAAGCGGTAAAAGCACCCTAGCTACTAATATAGCGATAAACCAAGGTATTGTAAAAGGCGAACCACTATTATTGGTCGATACAGACCCACAGAAGTCAATAGCCACATTTTTAAATATACGAAACGAAGAAAATCACCCAAAAGCATTTGACTTTGCATATAAATACGGCGAAGAACTAAAAGTATTCCTGCAGGACAACAAAACAAAAAGGGATATAGTAATCGATACAGGCGGACGAGATAGTCGAGAAATGAGAATAGCGATAGCACTAAGCGATATTGTTATAATTCCGACAATTCCAAGCCAGTTTGACGTAAGCGTCCTTGATAAAATGGTAAACATAATCAAGATGGCAAAGGAGCAAAACACTAATCTGCAAACATATATTGTGATCAATAGAGCGTCCACAAATCCATTTTTAGCCAAAAAAGTAGAAAGTCTCAAGAATTTTATAAAAGAAATTCAAGAAGACTATATAAAACTAGCAGAAACAATTATATTTGAAAGAGAGCGATATAAAATTGCGACCCAGCTAGGACTGAGCGTAGTTGAAATGAACGACGGCAACAAAACTGAACAAGAAATCAAAAATTTATGCAGTGAGATATTTTAA
- a CDS encoding replication initiation protein: MLKTTRVAHIESNGTLVFRNKMNSILFPVNFTSRDYDIFFTICWYAKQLGYSDSRNYIEMPYSKISQFFAEGLNKTRFNNEVLEFCKKVLGENGSAIYKSLEITNNDEIMTAGVFFISIKAFRNTQILKFKLNTEALDILFGTLKFMRINLHDFISIRSKFAKSLYRLLLQYQNIRSDKDGFKCVNFNRPDFERFMSVPEKYETRDLDRRVINPAIEELNENYFKKIVLEKKIAEGSKKNVIGYSFRFMLNEDA; the protein is encoded by the coding sequence GTGCTTAAAACCACAAGAGTCGCTCATATAGAAAGCAATGGAACGCTCGTTTTCCGTAATAAAATGAATTCTATATTGTTTCCAGTAAATTTTACATCTAGGGATTATGATATTTTCTTTACTATTTGCTGGTATGCAAAGCAATTGGGGTATTCGGATAGCAGAAATTATATTGAAATGCCGTATTCTAAGATATCACAATTCTTTGCTGAAGGTCTAAATAAAACTCGTTTTAATAACGAGGTGCTTGAGTTTTGTAAAAAGGTTTTAGGCGAAAACGGATCGGCAATCTACAAAAGTTTAGAGATTACAAATAATGATGAAATTATGACGGCTGGAGTTTTTTTCATTTCTATTAAAGCTTTTAGAAATACGCAAATTTTAAAATTTAAATTAAATACAGAAGCTCTCGATATTTTATTTGGTACTCTAAAATTTATGAGAATAAATTTACACGATTTTATTTCAATTCGAAGTAAATTTGCAAAGTCTCTTTATCGCCTCTTACTACAATATCAAAATATCAGATCCGATAAAGATGGCTTTAAGTGTGTAAATTTTAATAGACCTGATTTCGAAAGATTTATGAGCGTTCCTGAAAAATACGAAACGAGAGATTTGGATCGCCGTGTAATAAATCCTGCCATAGAAGAGTTAAACGAAAACTACTTTAAAAAGATTGTTCTCGAGAAGAAAATTGCTGAAGGCTCTAAAAAGAACGTTATCGGCTACTCTTTTAGGTTTATGTTAAATGAGGATGCTTGA
- the pth gene encoding aminoacyl-tRNA hydrolase: MTLIAGLGNPGSKYENTRHNIGFMLIDLLKDSNYKDVSSAKFQGEVFKFNDIILLKPTTFMNLSGQSVKAVKDFYKPDRIIVIHDDLDLSFGAVKFKKGGSSGGHNGIKSIDGLIGNDYERVRIGIGHLGDAKNFVLGEFSDEEKKALDEILAYTKNAVCELLKSDINEISQKFTIKKGLIK; this comes from the coding sequence GTGACACTAATAGCGGGGCTGGGAAATCCTGGCTCCAAATATGAAAACACTAGACATAATATAGGCTTTATGCTTATAGATCTCCTAAAAGACTCAAATTACAAAGATGTTAGCTCAGCCAAATTCCAAGGCGAGGTTTTTAAATTTAACGACATTATCTTGCTAAAACCAACAACCTTTATGAACCTCTCAGGACAAAGTGTAAAAGCGGTAAAAGACTTTTATAAACCAGATAGAATAATCGTAATACACGATGACCTTGATCTTAGTTTTGGTGCAGTTAAATTTAAAAAAGGCGGCAGTAGTGGCGGGCATAACGGCATAAAATCAATCGATGGATTAATAGGCAACGACTACGAAAGGGTGCGTATTGGCATTGGACACCTTGGTGATGCTAAAAATTTTGTCCTTGGAGAGTTTAGTGATGAAGAAAAAAAGGCTTTAGATGAAATTTTGGCCTACACAAAAAATGCAGTTTGCGAGCTACTAAAGAGCGACATCAACGAAATCTCGCAAAAATTTACGATAAAAAAAGGTCTTATCAAATGA
- a CDS encoding transaldolase, with amino-acid sequence MYDNEAKFSLWCDFIERNFLQSEFNSLLENNVINGATSNPAIFKTAFASPAYKKIIETSNKRHPKDLYEILATQDIKIAACKMLRNYANGNDGFVSIEVDPNLSDDTAATIEEGIRLHNLISMPNVMIKIPATKDGYEAMSALMARGISVNATLIFSPDQAKNCLEAFKEGSKAYTSRFIDTTIPKGVISVFVSRFDRKLDEVMAAKSLPTGQIGIMNAANIYHLIEDFGLENVRTLFASTGVKGGGLRGDYYVRELMYKNSINTAPIETIKEFIKEKAEVKNVPSKENISSFFQIIKNNEIDINVVYKDLLSDGLKQFVSAFDDIMKSL; translated from the coding sequence ATGTATGACAACGAAGCTAAATTCTCTCTTTGGTGTGATTTTATAGAGAGAAATTTTTTACAAAGCGAATTTAACTCTTTATTGGAAAATAATGTTATAAACGGTGCTACAAGCAACCCAGCTATTTTTAAAACAGCATTTGCTTCACCTGCTTATAAAAAGATAATAGAAACTAGCAATAAACGCCACCCAAAAGATCTTTATGAAATTTTGGCTACTCAAGATATAAAAATTGCCGCATGTAAAATGTTAAGAAATTATGCAAATGGCAATGATGGCTTTGTAAGTATTGAGGTTGATCCAAATTTAAGTGACGATACAGCCGCAACGATAGAAGAAGGTATCAGGCTTCATAATCTAATATCAATGCCAAATGTTATGATAAAAATTCCAGCTACAAAAGATGGTTATGAGGCGATGAGCGCGCTTATGGCAAGGGGAATTAGTGTAAATGCTACGCTTATATTCTCGCCAGATCAGGCTAAAAACTGCCTTGAAGCTTTTAAAGAAGGTAGTAAGGCTTATACAAGTCGCTTTATAGATACTACTATACCAAAAGGTGTGATAAGCGTTTTCGTAAGTAGATTTGATAGAAAGCTTGATGAAGTTATGGCTGCAAAGAGCTTGCCAACTGGACAAATCGGCATAATGAATGCTGCAAATATATACCACCTGATCGAAGATTTTGGACTAGAAAATGTAAGAACACTTTTTGCAAGTACAGGTGTAAAAGGTGGCGGTTTAAGAGGGGATTATTATGTTAGAGAGCTAATGTATAAAAATTCTATAAATACAGCACCTATCGAAACGATCAAAGAATTTATAAAAGAAAAAGCAGAGGTAAAAAATGTACCTAGTAAAGAAAATATCTCAAGCTTTTTCCAGATTATAAAAAATAATGAGATAGATATAAATGTCGTTTATAAAGATTTATTAAGCGATGGCTTAAAGCAGTTTGTATCAGCATTTGATGATATTATGAAATCACTTTAG
- a CDS encoding type IV secretion system protein: protein MAQTEVAKDILTDSNWINKVQAVMQENVMSLFEKFYNGSHDLVYSTASETIIILIVVFWLLGRVKNGYPTRDEIFGAIKYLILLCFIFATLSSFNAYMGVLYILTIPENAITAIVSSIFENKDFGSIVTESANRIDNLREMMWSYGTKEYLQSQEWSFLGISFNGVMDYLSAGVITAIRMIPFWIFYLAFFILLIGITIVIFFSKFMAFLILSTLPLVIPFLIMPKFLPYLWSWYKLYLSYAIIAPLAFIALNLAMNPILELEKYQDYIGELFTKQFEYLITGSITCITALFLLRKIPSWINAVLGTQMENGSGGVTGGIVAGAVAGKTILSGLARKAGGGSFIGGAVSGFGSATGAGVAGQIASASIGAGANLIKDIGAGSKAIGQGVGKAYEKYKTFRGGYVAP from the coding sequence ATGGCACAAACAGAAGTAGCAAAAGATATATTAACCGATAGTAATTGGATTAATAAAGTACAAGCCGTTATGCAAGAAAACGTAATGAGCTTATTTGAAAAATTTTATAATGGATCGCATGATTTAGTATATTCAACTGCATCGGAAACTATAATAATTCTTATAGTGGTGTTTTGGCTATTAGGTAGAGTGAAAAATGGCTACCCAACAAGAGATGAGATCTTCGGAGCCATAAAATATTTAATATTGCTATGCTTCATATTTGCAACTCTTAGCTCCTTTAACGCCTATATGGGCGTTTTATACATTCTGACAATCCCAGAGAACGCGATAACCGCAATAGTTAGCTCAATTTTTGAAAATAAAGACTTTGGATCGATTGTGACAGAGTCGGCAAACAGGATCGATAATCTAAGAGAAATGATGTGGAGCTACGGAACAAAAGAGTATTTACAATCGCAAGAGTGGTCATTTCTAGGCATTAGCTTTAATGGTGTGATGGATTATTTATCGGCAGGCGTAATAACAGCAATTCGCATGATACCTTTTTGGATTTTTTATTTAGCATTTTTTATACTTTTAATAGGAATTACAATAGTGATTTTCTTTAGTAAATTTATGGCATTTTTAATACTTAGCACCTTGCCTTTAGTCATACCATTTTTAATAATGCCAAAATTTTTACCATATTTATGGAGCTGGTATAAGCTCTATTTATCATACGCAATTATTGCACCATTAGCGTTTATAGCCCTAAATTTAGCAATGAACCCAATTTTAGAACTAGAGAAGTACCAAGATTATATAGGCGAACTATTTACTAAACAATTCGAATACCTAATTACAGGATCGATAACCTGCATAACAGCATTGTTTTTATTAAGGAAAATTCCAAGTTGGATCAACGCAGTGCTTGGTACACAGATGGAAAATGGAAGTGGCGGTGTAACTGGTGGAATAGTGGCTGGTGCAGTAGCAGGCAAGACCATATTAAGCGGATTAGCTAGAAAAGCTGGTGGCGGAAGTTTTATAGGCGGAGCAGTAAGTGGATTTGGATCAGCTACAGGAGCTGGAGTAGCAGGACAAATAGCTAGTGCAAGTATAGGAGCAGGTGCAAATTTGATAAAAGATATCGGCGCAGGCTCAAAAGCAATAGGGCAAGGTGTAGGAAAAGCATATGAAAAGTATAAAACATTTCGTGGCGGATATGTAGCCCCATAA